In one window of Mytilus galloprovincialis chromosome 6, xbMytGall1.hap1.1, whole genome shotgun sequence DNA:
- the LOC143078359 gene encoding uncharacterized protein LOC143078359, which translates to MTMTKSQRNRFPTNAKTQQVAKIIRMVFRVILEFNAIVEALNTMKRLKDVWYFINNIKEGNDFGNVKPSLCPSVYRGSNDVKHCNRSISPPAQKMKDVARIVIYASLHDNDYIQVLTTNIRINLARCRSSNGGLDTLTCLPHSATRTSETWGIGPAQKMVDVIRMVNYLKLHDKLYIQKVVTNTRVNCARKQWSISSRNISASSSVPGIANVSTANMADVIKASSICPNWGMKKRCRVVSLTK; encoded by the exons ATGACAATGA CCAAAAGTCAAAGAAATCGATTTCCAACAAATGCAAAAACGCAACAAGTCGCTAAAATTATTCGCATGGTTTTTCGAGTTATCTTAGAATTCAACGCAATTGTTGAAGCACTCAACACCATGAAGAGATTAAAAGATGTATGGTATTTTATAAACAACATAAAAGAAGGAAATGATTTTGGAAATGTGAAACCATCATTGTGTCCCTCTGTTTATCGAGGTTCAAATG aTGTAAAACATTGTAACAGATCTATTTCACCTCCCGCACAGAAGATGAAGGATGTAGCAAGGATAGTAATATATGCTAGTCTACACGATAACGATTATATTCAAGTACTTACAACTAATATTCGAATAAATCTTGCCCGATGTCGATCAAGTAATGGTGGATTGGATACTTTAACATGTCTCCCCCATTCGGCTACAAGAACAA GTGAAACGTGGGGTATTGGTCCTGCACAGAAAATGGTCGATGTAATCAGAATGGTTAATTATTTAAAACTACATGACAAATTGTACATTCAAAAGGTTGTAACCAATACCAGAGTTAATTGCGCTCGTAAACAATGGTCTATTAGCAGCAGAAATATATCAGCGTCTAGTTCTGTTCCTGGTATAGCAAATG TATCAACAGCTAACATGGCTGATGTAATCAAAGCATCTTCAATTTGTCCAAATTGGGGTATGAAGAAAAGGTGCCGAGTGGTTTCACTTACCAAATAA